Proteins from a genomic interval of Macaca mulatta isolate MMU2019108-1 chromosome 18, T2T-MMU8v2.0, whole genome shotgun sequence:
- the MBD1 gene encoding methyl-CpG-binding domain protein 1 isoform X5: protein MAEDWLDCPALGPGWKRREVFRKSGATCGRSDTYYQSPTGDRIRSKVELTRYLGPACDLTLFDFKQGILCYPAPKAHPVAVASKKRKKPSKPAKTRKRQVGPQSGEVRKEAPRDETKADTDTAPASFPAPGCCENCGISFSGDGTQRQRLKTLCKDCRAQRIAFNREQRMFKRVGCGECAACQVTEDCGACSTCLLQLPHDVASGLFCKCERRRCLRIVERSRGCGVCRGCQTQEDCGRCPICLRPPRPGLRRQWKCVQRRCLRGKHARRKGGCDSKMAARRRPGAQPLPPPSPSQSPEPTEPHPRALAPSPPAEFIYYCVDEDELQPYTNRRQNRKCGACAACLRRMDCGRCDFCCDKPKFGGSNQKRQKCRWRQCLQFAMKRLLPSVWSESEDGAGSPPPYHRRKRPSSARRHHLGPTLKPTLATRTAQPDHTQAPTKQEAGGGFVLPPPGTDLVFLREGASSPVQVPGPVAASTEALLQEAQCSGLSWVVALPQVKQEKADTQDEWTPGTAVLTSPVLVPGCPSKAVDPGLPSVKQEPPDPEEDKEENKDDSASKLAPEEEAGGAGTPVITEIFSLGGTRFRDTAVWLPRAGTREGKMDVKCGRPRTQWSPRARAGTHEDGLEPMSVSHHLQLR from the exons ATGGCTGAGGACTGGCTGGACTGCCCggccctgggccctggctggAAGCGCCGTGAAGTCTTTCGCAAGTCAGGGGCCACCTGTGGACGCTCAGACACCTATTACCAGAG CCCCACAGGAGACAGGATCCGAAGCAAAGTTGAGCTGACTCGATACCTGGGCCCTGCGTGTGATCTCACCCTCTTCGACTTCAAACAAGGCATCTTGTGCTATCCAGCCCCCAAG GCCCATCCTGTGGCTGTTGCCAGCAAGAAGCGAAAGAAGCCTTCAAAGCCAGCCAAGACTCGGAAACGTCAGGTTGGACCCCAGAGTGGTGAGGTCAGGAAGGAGGCCCCAAGGGACGAGACCAAGGCTGACACTGACACAGCCCCAGCTTCATTCCCTGCTCCTGG ATGCTGTGAGAACTGTGGAATCAGCTTCTCAGGGGATGGCACCCAAAGGCAGCGGCTCAAAACATTGTGCAAAGACTGTCGAG CACAGAGAATTGCCTTCAACCGAGAACAGAGAATGTTTAAG CGTGTGGGCTGTGGGGAGTGTGCAGCCTGCCAGGTAACAGAAGACTGTGGGGCCTGCTCCACGTGCCTCCTGCAGCTGCCCCATGATGTGGCATCGGGGCTGTTCTGCAAGTGTGAACGGAGACGCTGCCTCCGGATTGTGGAAAGG AGCCGAGGGTGTGGAGTATGCCGGGGCTGTCAGACCCAAGAGGACTGTGGCCGTTGTCCCATCTGCCTTCGCCCTCCCCGCCCTGGTCTCAGGCGCCAGTGGAAATGTGTCCAGCGACGTTGCCTACGG GGTAAACATGCCCGCCGCAAGGGAGGCTGTGACTCCAAGATGGCTGCCAGGAGGCGCCCCGGAGCCCAGCCACTGCCTCCACCTTCCCCATCACAGTCCCCAGAGCCCACAGAGCCG CACCCCAGAGCCCTGGCCCCCTCGCCACCTGCCGAATTCATCTATTACTGTGTAGACGAGGACGAGCTA CAGCCCTACACGAACCGCCGGCAGAACCGCAAGTGCGGGGCCTGTGCAGCCTGCCTACGGCGGATGGACTGTGGCCGCTGCGACTTCTGCTGCGACAAGCCCAAATTCGGGGGCAGCAACCAGAAGCGCCAGAAGTGTCGTTGGCGCCAATGCCTGCAGTTTGCCATG AAGCGGCTGCTGCCCAGTGTCTGGTCAGAGTCTGAGGATGGGGCAGGATCGCCCCCACCTTACCATCGTCGAAAGAGGCCCAGCTCTGCCCGACGTCACCATCTTGGGCCTACCTTGAAGCCCACCTTGGCTACACGCACAGCCCAACCAGACCATACCCAGGCTCCAACGAAGCAGGAAGCAGGTGGTGGCTTTGTGCTGCCTCCGCCTGGCACTGACCTTGTGTTTTTACGGGAGGGCGCAAGCAGTCCTGTGCAGGTGCCAGGCCCTGTTGCAGCTTCCACAGAAGCCCTGTTGCAG GAGGCCCAGTGCTCTGGCCTGAGTTGGGTTGTGGCCTTACCCCAGGTGAAGCAAGAGAAGGCGGATACCCAGGACGAGTGGACACCAGGCACAGCTGTCCTGACTTCTCCCGTATTGGTGCCTGGCTGCCCTAGCAAG GCAGTAGACCCAGGCCTGCCATCTGTGAAGCAAGAGCCACCTGACCCTGAGGAGGACAAGGAGGAGAACAAGGATGACTCTGCCTCCAAATTGGCCCCAGAAGAAGAGGCAGGAGGGGCTGGCACACCCGTG ATCACGGAGATTTTCAGCCTGGGTGGAACCCGCTTCCGAGATACAGCGGTCTGGTTGCCAAG GGCAGGCACTCGGGAAGGGAAGATGGATGTAAAGTGTGGGAGACCGAGGACACAGTGGAGCCCACGAGCACGAGCTGGAACCCACGAGGATGGCCTGGAACCCATGTCAGtctctcaccacctccagctTCGATGA
- the MBD1 gene encoding methyl-CpG-binding domain protein 1 isoform X15, with product MAEDWLDCPALGPGWKRREVFRKSGATCGRSDTYYQSPTGDRIRSKVELTRYLGPACDLTLFDFKQGILCYPAPKAHPVAVASKKRKKPSKPAKTRKRQVGPQSGEVRKEAPRDETKADTDTAPASFPAPGCCENCGISFSGDGTQRQRLKTLCKDCRAQRIAFNREQRMFKRVGCGECAACQVTEDCGACSTCLLQLPHDVASGLFCKCERRRCLRIVERSRGCGVCRGCQTQEDCGRCPICLRPPRPGLRRQWKCVQRRCLRGKHARRKGGCDSKMAARRRPGAQPLPPPSPSQSPEPTEPHPRALAPSPPAEFIYYCVDEDELQPYTNRRQNRKCGACAACLRRMDCGRCDFCCDKPKFGGSNQKRQKCRWRQCLQFAMKRLLPSVWSESEDGAGSPPPYHRRKRPSSARRHHLGPTLKPTLATRTAQPDHTQAPTKQEAGGGFVLPPPGTDLVFLREGASSPVQVPGPVAASTEALLQVKQEKADTQDEWTPGTAVLTSPVLVPGCPSKAVDPGLPSVKQEPPDPEEDKEENKDDSASKLAPEEEAGGAGTPVITEIFSLGGTRFRDTAVWLPRSKDLKKPGARKQ from the exons ATGGCTGAGGACTGGCTGGACTGCCCggccctgggccctggctggAAGCGCCGTGAAGTCTTTCGCAAGTCAGGGGCCACCTGTGGACGCTCAGACACCTATTACCAGAG CCCCACAGGAGACAGGATCCGAAGCAAAGTTGAGCTGACTCGATACCTGGGCCCTGCGTGTGATCTCACCCTCTTCGACTTCAAACAAGGCATCTTGTGCTATCCAGCCCCCAAG GCCCATCCTGTGGCTGTTGCCAGCAAGAAGCGAAAGAAGCCTTCAAAGCCAGCCAAGACTCGGAAACGTCAGGTTGGACCCCAGAGTGGTGAGGTCAGGAAGGAGGCCCCAAGGGACGAGACCAAGGCTGACACTGACACAGCCCCAGCTTCATTCCCTGCTCCTGG ATGCTGTGAGAACTGTGGAATCAGCTTCTCAGGGGATGGCACCCAAAGGCAGCGGCTCAAAACATTGTGCAAAGACTGTCGAG CACAGAGAATTGCCTTCAACCGAGAACAGAGAATGTTTAAG CGTGTGGGCTGTGGGGAGTGTGCAGCCTGCCAGGTAACAGAAGACTGTGGGGCCTGCTCCACGTGCCTCCTGCAGCTGCCCCATGATGTGGCATCGGGGCTGTTCTGCAAGTGTGAACGGAGACGCTGCCTCCGGATTGTGGAAAGG AGCCGAGGGTGTGGAGTATGCCGGGGCTGTCAGACCCAAGAGGACTGTGGCCGTTGTCCCATCTGCCTTCGCCCTCCCCGCCCTGGTCTCAGGCGCCAGTGGAAATGTGTCCAGCGACGTTGCCTACGG GGTAAACATGCCCGCCGCAAGGGAGGCTGTGACTCCAAGATGGCTGCCAGGAGGCGCCCCGGAGCCCAGCCACTGCCTCCACCTTCCCCATCACAGTCCCCAGAGCCCACAGAGCCG CACCCCAGAGCCCTGGCCCCCTCGCCACCTGCCGAATTCATCTATTACTGTGTAGACGAGGACGAGCTA CAGCCCTACACGAACCGCCGGCAGAACCGCAAGTGCGGGGCCTGTGCAGCCTGCCTACGGCGGATGGACTGTGGCCGCTGCGACTTCTGCTGCGACAAGCCCAAATTCGGGGGCAGCAACCAGAAGCGCCAGAAGTGTCGTTGGCGCCAATGCCTGCAGTTTGCCATG AAGCGGCTGCTGCCCAGTGTCTGGTCAGAGTCTGAGGATGGGGCAGGATCGCCCCCACCTTACCATCGTCGAAAGAGGCCCAGCTCTGCCCGACGTCACCATCTTGGGCCTACCTTGAAGCCCACCTTGGCTACACGCACAGCCCAACCAGACCATACCCAGGCTCCAACGAAGCAGGAAGCAGGTGGTGGCTTTGTGCTGCCTCCGCCTGGCACTGACCTTGTGTTTTTACGGGAGGGCGCAAGCAGTCCTGTGCAGGTGCCAGGCCCTGTTGCAGCTTCCACAGAAGCCCTGTTGCAG GTGAAGCAAGAGAAGGCGGATACCCAGGACGAGTGGACACCAGGCACAGCTGTCCTGACTTCTCCCGTATTGGTGCCTGGCTGCCCTAGCAAG GCAGTAGACCCAGGCCTGCCATCTGTGAAGCAAGAGCCACCTGACCCTGAGGAGGACAAGGAGGAGAACAAGGATGACTCTGCCTCCAAATTGGCCCCAGAAGAAGAGGCAGGAGGGGCTGGCACACCCGTG ATCACGGAGATTTTCAGCCTGGGTGGAACCCGCTTCCGAGATACAGCGGTCTGGTTGCCAAG GTCCAAAGACCTTAAAAAACCTGGAGCTAGAAAGCAGTAG
- the MBD1 gene encoding methyl-CpG-binding domain protein 1 isoform X4: MAEDWLDCPALGPGWKRREVFRKSGATCGRSDTYYQSPTGDRIRSKVELTRYLGPACDLTLFDFKQGILCYPAPKAHPVAVASKKRKKPSKPAKTRKRQVGPQSGEVRKEAPRDETKADTDTAPASFPAPGCCENCGISFSGDGTQRQRLKTLCKDCRAQRIAFNREQRMFKRVGCGECAACQVTEDCGACSTCLLQLPHDVASGLFCKCERRRCLRIVERSRGCGVCRGCQTQEDCGRCPICLRPPRPGLRRQWKCVQRRCLRGKHARRKGGCDSKMAARRRPGAQPLPPPSPSQSPEPTEPHPRALAPSPPAEFIYYCVDEDELPYTNRRQNRKCGACAACLRRMDCGRCDFCCDKPKFGGSNQKRQKCRWRQCLQFAMKRLLPSVWSESEDGAGSPPPYHRRKRPSSARRHHLGPTLKPTLATRTAQPDHTQAPTKQEAGGGFVLPPPGTDLVFLREGASSPVQVPGPVAASTEALLQVKQEKADTQDEWTPGTAVLTSPVLVPGCPSKAVDPGLPSVKQEPPDPEEDKEENKDDSASKLAPEEEAGGAGTPVITEIFSLGGTRFRDTAVWLPSLQGRHSGREDGCKVWETEDTVEPTSTSWNPRGWPGTHVSLSPPPASMMWVSCRRSWCPSSQS; encoded by the exons ATGGCTGAGGACTGGCTGGACTGCCCggccctgggccctggctggAAGCGCCGTGAAGTCTTTCGCAAGTCAGGGGCCACCTGTGGACGCTCAGACACCTATTACCAGAG CCCCACAGGAGACAGGATCCGAAGCAAAGTTGAGCTGACTCGATACCTGGGCCCTGCGTGTGATCTCACCCTCTTCGACTTCAAACAAGGCATCTTGTGCTATCCAGCCCCCAAG GCCCATCCTGTGGCTGTTGCCAGCAAGAAGCGAAAGAAGCCTTCAAAGCCAGCCAAGACTCGGAAACGTCAGGTTGGACCCCAGAGTGGTGAGGTCAGGAAGGAGGCCCCAAGGGACGAGACCAAGGCTGACACTGACACAGCCCCAGCTTCATTCCCTGCTCCTGG ATGCTGTGAGAACTGTGGAATCAGCTTCTCAGGGGATGGCACCCAAAGGCAGCGGCTCAAAACATTGTGCAAAGACTGTCGAG CACAGAGAATTGCCTTCAACCGAGAACAGAGAATGTTTAAG CGTGTGGGCTGTGGGGAGTGTGCAGCCTGCCAGGTAACAGAAGACTGTGGGGCCTGCTCCACGTGCCTCCTGCAGCTGCCCCATGATGTGGCATCGGGGCTGTTCTGCAAGTGTGAACGGAGACGCTGCCTCCGGATTGTGGAAAGG AGCCGAGGGTGTGGAGTATGCCGGGGCTGTCAGACCCAAGAGGACTGTGGCCGTTGTCCCATCTGCCTTCGCCCTCCCCGCCCTGGTCTCAGGCGCCAGTGGAAATGTGTCCAGCGACGTTGCCTACGG GGTAAACATGCCCGCCGCAAGGGAGGCTGTGACTCCAAGATGGCTGCCAGGAGGCGCCCCGGAGCCCAGCCACTGCCTCCACCTTCCCCATCACAGTCCCCAGAGCCCACAGAGCCG CACCCCAGAGCCCTGGCCCCCTCGCCACCTGCCGAATTCATCTATTACTGTGTAGACGAGGACGAGCTA CCCTACACGAACCGCCGGCAGAACCGCAAGTGCGGGGCCTGTGCAGCCTGCCTACGGCGGATGGACTGTGGCCGCTGCGACTTCTGCTGCGACAAGCCCAAATTCGGGGGCAGCAACCAGAAGCGCCAGAAGTGTCGTTGGCGCCAATGCCTGCAGTTTGCCATG AAGCGGCTGCTGCCCAGTGTCTGGTCAGAGTCTGAGGATGGGGCAGGATCGCCCCCACCTTACCATCGTCGAAAGAGGCCCAGCTCTGCCCGACGTCACCATCTTGGGCCTACCTTGAAGCCCACCTTGGCTACACGCACAGCCCAACCAGACCATACCCAGGCTCCAACGAAGCAGGAAGCAGGTGGTGGCTTTGTGCTGCCTCCGCCTGGCACTGACCTTGTGTTTTTACGGGAGGGCGCAAGCAGTCCTGTGCAGGTGCCAGGCCCTGTTGCAGCTTCCACAGAAGCCCTGTTGCAG GTGAAGCAAGAGAAGGCGGATACCCAGGACGAGTGGACACCAGGCACAGCTGTCCTGACTTCTCCCGTATTGGTGCCTGGCTGCCCTAGCAAG GCAGTAGACCCAGGCCTGCCATCTGTGAAGCAAGAGCCACCTGACCCTGAGGAGGACAAGGAGGAGAACAAGGATGACTCTGCCTCCAAATTGGCCCCAGAAGAAGAGGCAGGAGGGGCTGGCACACCCGTG ATCACGGAGATTTTCAGCCTGGGTGGAACCCGCTTCCGAGATACAGCGGTCTGGTTGCCAAG TCTGCAGGGCAGGCACTCGGGAAGGGAAGATGGATGTAAAGTGTGGGAGACCGAGGACACAGTGGAGCCCACGAGCACGAGCTGGAACCCACGAGGATGGCCTGGAACCCATGTCAGtctctcaccacctccagctTCGATGATGTGGGTGTCCTGCAGAAGAAGCTGGTGCCCttcctcacagagttaa
- the MBD1 gene encoding methyl-CpG-binding domain protein 1 isoform X24, translating into MAEDWLDCPALGPGWKRREVFRKSGATCGRSDTYYQSPTGDRIRSKVELTRYLGPACDLTLFDFKQGILCYPAPKAHPVAVASKKRKKPSKPAKTRKRQVGPQSGEVRKEAPRDETKADTDTAPASFPAPGCCENCGISFSGDGTQRQRLKTLCKDCRAQRIAFNREQRMFKRVGCGECAACQVTEDCGACSTCLLQLPHDVASGLFCKCERRRCLRIVERSRGCGVCRGCQTQEDCGRCPICLRPPRPGLRRQWKCVQRRCLRGKHARRKGGCDSKMAARRRPGAQPLPPPSPSQSPEPTEPHPRALAPSPPAEFIYYCVDEDELPYTNRRQNRKCGACAACLRRMDCGRCDFCCDKPKFGGSNQKRQKCRWRQCLQFAMKRLLPSVWSESEDGAGSPPPYHRRKRPSSARRHHLGPTLKPTLATRTAQPDHTQAPTKQEAGGGFVLPPPGTDLVFLREGASSPVQVPGPVAASTEALLQAVDPGLPSVKQEPPDPEEDKEENKDDSASKLAPEEEAGGAGTPVITEIFSLGGTRFRDTAVWLPRSKDLKKPGARKQ; encoded by the exons ATGGCTGAGGACTGGCTGGACTGCCCggccctgggccctggctggAAGCGCCGTGAAGTCTTTCGCAAGTCAGGGGCCACCTGTGGACGCTCAGACACCTATTACCAGAG CCCCACAGGAGACAGGATCCGAAGCAAAGTTGAGCTGACTCGATACCTGGGCCCTGCGTGTGATCTCACCCTCTTCGACTTCAAACAAGGCATCTTGTGCTATCCAGCCCCCAAG GCCCATCCTGTGGCTGTTGCCAGCAAGAAGCGAAAGAAGCCTTCAAAGCCAGCCAAGACTCGGAAACGTCAGGTTGGACCCCAGAGTGGTGAGGTCAGGAAGGAGGCCCCAAGGGACGAGACCAAGGCTGACACTGACACAGCCCCAGCTTCATTCCCTGCTCCTGG ATGCTGTGAGAACTGTGGAATCAGCTTCTCAGGGGATGGCACCCAAAGGCAGCGGCTCAAAACATTGTGCAAAGACTGTCGAG CACAGAGAATTGCCTTCAACCGAGAACAGAGAATGTTTAAG CGTGTGGGCTGTGGGGAGTGTGCAGCCTGCCAGGTAACAGAAGACTGTGGGGCCTGCTCCACGTGCCTCCTGCAGCTGCCCCATGATGTGGCATCGGGGCTGTTCTGCAAGTGTGAACGGAGACGCTGCCTCCGGATTGTGGAAAGG AGCCGAGGGTGTGGAGTATGCCGGGGCTGTCAGACCCAAGAGGACTGTGGCCGTTGTCCCATCTGCCTTCGCCCTCCCCGCCCTGGTCTCAGGCGCCAGTGGAAATGTGTCCAGCGACGTTGCCTACGG GGTAAACATGCCCGCCGCAAGGGAGGCTGTGACTCCAAGATGGCTGCCAGGAGGCGCCCCGGAGCCCAGCCACTGCCTCCACCTTCCCCATCACAGTCCCCAGAGCCCACAGAGCCG CACCCCAGAGCCCTGGCCCCCTCGCCACCTGCCGAATTCATCTATTACTGTGTAGACGAGGACGAGCTA CCCTACACGAACCGCCGGCAGAACCGCAAGTGCGGGGCCTGTGCAGCCTGCCTACGGCGGATGGACTGTGGCCGCTGCGACTTCTGCTGCGACAAGCCCAAATTCGGGGGCAGCAACCAGAAGCGCCAGAAGTGTCGTTGGCGCCAATGCCTGCAGTTTGCCATG AAGCGGCTGCTGCCCAGTGTCTGGTCAGAGTCTGAGGATGGGGCAGGATCGCCCCCACCTTACCATCGTCGAAAGAGGCCCAGCTCTGCCCGACGTCACCATCTTGGGCCTACCTTGAAGCCCACCTTGGCTACACGCACAGCCCAACCAGACCATACCCAGGCTCCAACGAAGCAGGAAGCAGGTGGTGGCTTTGTGCTGCCTCCGCCTGGCACTGACCTTGTGTTTTTACGGGAGGGCGCAAGCAGTCCTGTGCAGGTGCCAGGCCCTGTTGCAGCTTCCACAGAAGCCCTGTTGCAG GCAGTAGACCCAGGCCTGCCATCTGTGAAGCAAGAGCCACCTGACCCTGAGGAGGACAAGGAGGAGAACAAGGATGACTCTGCCTCCAAATTGGCCCCAGAAGAAGAGGCAGGAGGGGCTGGCACACCCGTG ATCACGGAGATTTTCAGCCTGGGTGGAACCCGCTTCCGAGATACAGCGGTCTGGTTGCCAAG GTCCAAAGACCTTAAAAAACCTGGAGCTAGAAAGCAGTAG
- the MBD1 gene encoding methyl-CpG-binding domain protein 1 isoform X10 produces MAEDWLDCPALGPGWKRREVFRKSGATCGRSDTYYQSPTGDRIRSKVELTRYLGPACDLTLFDFKQGILCYPAPKAHPVAVASKKRKKPSKPAKTRKRQVGPQSGEVRKEAPRDETKADTDTAPASFPAPGCCENCGISFSGDGTQRQRLKTLCKDCRAQRIAFNREQRMFKRVGCGECAACQVTEDCGACSTCLLQLPHDVASGLFCKCERRRCLRIVERSRGCGVCRGCQTQEDCGRCPICLRPPRPGLRRQWKCVQRRCLRGKHARRKGGCDSKMAARRRPGAQPLPPPSPSQSPEPTEPHPRALAPSPPAEFIYYCVDEDELPYTNRRQNRKCGACAACLRRMDCGRCDFCCDKPKFGGSNQKRQKCRWRQCLQFAMKRLLPSVWSESEDGAGSPPPYHRRKRPSSARRHHLGPTLKPTLATRTAQPDHTQAPTKQEAGGGFVLPPPGTDLVFLREGASSPVQVPGPVAASTEALLQAVDPGLPSVKQEPPDPEEDKEENKDDSASKLAPEEEAGGAGTPVITEIFSLGGTRFRDTAVWLPSLQGRHSGREDGCKVWETEDTVEPTSTSWNPRGWPGTHVSLSPPPASMMWVSCRRSWCPSSQS; encoded by the exons ATGGCTGAGGACTGGCTGGACTGCCCggccctgggccctggctggAAGCGCCGTGAAGTCTTTCGCAAGTCAGGGGCCACCTGTGGACGCTCAGACACCTATTACCAGAG CCCCACAGGAGACAGGATCCGAAGCAAAGTTGAGCTGACTCGATACCTGGGCCCTGCGTGTGATCTCACCCTCTTCGACTTCAAACAAGGCATCTTGTGCTATCCAGCCCCCAAG GCCCATCCTGTGGCTGTTGCCAGCAAGAAGCGAAAGAAGCCTTCAAAGCCAGCCAAGACTCGGAAACGTCAGGTTGGACCCCAGAGTGGTGAGGTCAGGAAGGAGGCCCCAAGGGACGAGACCAAGGCTGACACTGACACAGCCCCAGCTTCATTCCCTGCTCCTGG ATGCTGTGAGAACTGTGGAATCAGCTTCTCAGGGGATGGCACCCAAAGGCAGCGGCTCAAAACATTGTGCAAAGACTGTCGAG CACAGAGAATTGCCTTCAACCGAGAACAGAGAATGTTTAAG CGTGTGGGCTGTGGGGAGTGTGCAGCCTGCCAGGTAACAGAAGACTGTGGGGCCTGCTCCACGTGCCTCCTGCAGCTGCCCCATGATGTGGCATCGGGGCTGTTCTGCAAGTGTGAACGGAGACGCTGCCTCCGGATTGTGGAAAGG AGCCGAGGGTGTGGAGTATGCCGGGGCTGTCAGACCCAAGAGGACTGTGGCCGTTGTCCCATCTGCCTTCGCCCTCCCCGCCCTGGTCTCAGGCGCCAGTGGAAATGTGTCCAGCGACGTTGCCTACGG GGTAAACATGCCCGCCGCAAGGGAGGCTGTGACTCCAAGATGGCTGCCAGGAGGCGCCCCGGAGCCCAGCCACTGCCTCCACCTTCCCCATCACAGTCCCCAGAGCCCACAGAGCCG CACCCCAGAGCCCTGGCCCCCTCGCCACCTGCCGAATTCATCTATTACTGTGTAGACGAGGACGAGCTA CCCTACACGAACCGCCGGCAGAACCGCAAGTGCGGGGCCTGTGCAGCCTGCCTACGGCGGATGGACTGTGGCCGCTGCGACTTCTGCTGCGACAAGCCCAAATTCGGGGGCAGCAACCAGAAGCGCCAGAAGTGTCGTTGGCGCCAATGCCTGCAGTTTGCCATG AAGCGGCTGCTGCCCAGTGTCTGGTCAGAGTCTGAGGATGGGGCAGGATCGCCCCCACCTTACCATCGTCGAAAGAGGCCCAGCTCTGCCCGACGTCACCATCTTGGGCCTACCTTGAAGCCCACCTTGGCTACACGCACAGCCCAACCAGACCATACCCAGGCTCCAACGAAGCAGGAAGCAGGTGGTGGCTTTGTGCTGCCTCCGCCTGGCACTGACCTTGTGTTTTTACGGGAGGGCGCAAGCAGTCCTGTGCAGGTGCCAGGCCCTGTTGCAGCTTCCACAGAAGCCCTGTTGCAG GCAGTAGACCCAGGCCTGCCATCTGTGAAGCAAGAGCCACCTGACCCTGAGGAGGACAAGGAGGAGAACAAGGATGACTCTGCCTCCAAATTGGCCCCAGAAGAAGAGGCAGGAGGGGCTGGCACACCCGTG ATCACGGAGATTTTCAGCCTGGGTGGAACCCGCTTCCGAGATACAGCGGTCTGGTTGCCAAG TCTGCAGGGCAGGCACTCGGGAAGGGAAGATGGATGTAAAGTGTGGGAGACCGAGGACACAGTGGAGCCCACGAGCACGAGCTGGAACCCACGAGGATGGCCTGGAACCCATGTCAGtctctcaccacctccagctTCGATGATGTGGGTGTCCTGCAGAAGAAGCTGGTGCCCttcctcacagagttaa
- the MBD1 gene encoding methyl-CpG-binding domain protein 1 isoform X16, whose amino-acid sequence MAEDWLDCPALGPGWKRREVFRKSGATCGRSDTYYQSPTGDRIRSKVELTRYLGPACDLTLFDFKQGILCYPAPKAHPVAVASKKRKKPSKPAKTRKRQVGPQSGEVRKEAPRDETKADTDTAPASFPAPGCCENCGISFSGDGTQRQRLKTLCKDCRAQRIAFNREQRMFKRVGCGECAACQVTEDCGACSTCLLQLPHDVASGLFCKCERRRCLRIVERSRGCGVCRGCQTQEDCGRCPICLRPPRPGLRRQWKCVQRRCLRGKHARRKGGCDSKMAARRRPGAQPLPPPSPSQSPEPTEPHPRALAPSPPAEFIYYCVDEDELPYTNRRQNRKCGACAACLRRMDCGRCDFCCDKPKFGGSNQKRQKCRWRQCLQFAMKRLLPSVWSESEDGAGSPPPYHRRKRPSSARRHHLGPTLKPTLATRTAQPDHTQAPTKQEAGGGFVLPPPGTDLVFLREGASSPVQVPGPVAASTEALLQAVDPGLPSVKQEPPDPEEDKEENKDDSASKLAPEEEAGGAGTPVITEIFSLGGTRFRDTAVWLPRAGTREGKMDVKCGRPRTQWSPRARAGTHEDGLEPMSVSHHLQLR is encoded by the exons ATGGCTGAGGACTGGCTGGACTGCCCggccctgggccctggctggAAGCGCCGTGAAGTCTTTCGCAAGTCAGGGGCCACCTGTGGACGCTCAGACACCTATTACCAGAG CCCCACAGGAGACAGGATCCGAAGCAAAGTTGAGCTGACTCGATACCTGGGCCCTGCGTGTGATCTCACCCTCTTCGACTTCAAACAAGGCATCTTGTGCTATCCAGCCCCCAAG GCCCATCCTGTGGCTGTTGCCAGCAAGAAGCGAAAGAAGCCTTCAAAGCCAGCCAAGACTCGGAAACGTCAGGTTGGACCCCAGAGTGGTGAGGTCAGGAAGGAGGCCCCAAGGGACGAGACCAAGGCTGACACTGACACAGCCCCAGCTTCATTCCCTGCTCCTGG ATGCTGTGAGAACTGTGGAATCAGCTTCTCAGGGGATGGCACCCAAAGGCAGCGGCTCAAAACATTGTGCAAAGACTGTCGAG CACAGAGAATTGCCTTCAACCGAGAACAGAGAATGTTTAAG CGTGTGGGCTGTGGGGAGTGTGCAGCCTGCCAGGTAACAGAAGACTGTGGGGCCTGCTCCACGTGCCTCCTGCAGCTGCCCCATGATGTGGCATCGGGGCTGTTCTGCAAGTGTGAACGGAGACGCTGCCTCCGGATTGTGGAAAGG AGCCGAGGGTGTGGAGTATGCCGGGGCTGTCAGACCCAAGAGGACTGTGGCCGTTGTCCCATCTGCCTTCGCCCTCCCCGCCCTGGTCTCAGGCGCCAGTGGAAATGTGTCCAGCGACGTTGCCTACGG GGTAAACATGCCCGCCGCAAGGGAGGCTGTGACTCCAAGATGGCTGCCAGGAGGCGCCCCGGAGCCCAGCCACTGCCTCCACCTTCCCCATCACAGTCCCCAGAGCCCACAGAGCCG CACCCCAGAGCCCTGGCCCCCTCGCCACCTGCCGAATTCATCTATTACTGTGTAGACGAGGACGAGCTA CCCTACACGAACCGCCGGCAGAACCGCAAGTGCGGGGCCTGTGCAGCCTGCCTACGGCGGATGGACTGTGGCCGCTGCGACTTCTGCTGCGACAAGCCCAAATTCGGGGGCAGCAACCAGAAGCGCCAGAAGTGTCGTTGGCGCCAATGCCTGCAGTTTGCCATG AAGCGGCTGCTGCCCAGTGTCTGGTCAGAGTCTGAGGATGGGGCAGGATCGCCCCCACCTTACCATCGTCGAAAGAGGCCCAGCTCTGCCCGACGTCACCATCTTGGGCCTACCTTGAAGCCCACCTTGGCTACACGCACAGCCCAACCAGACCATACCCAGGCTCCAACGAAGCAGGAAGCAGGTGGTGGCTTTGTGCTGCCTCCGCCTGGCACTGACCTTGTGTTTTTACGGGAGGGCGCAAGCAGTCCTGTGCAGGTGCCAGGCCCTGTTGCAGCTTCCACAGAAGCCCTGTTGCAG GCAGTAGACCCAGGCCTGCCATCTGTGAAGCAAGAGCCACCTGACCCTGAGGAGGACAAGGAGGAGAACAAGGATGACTCTGCCTCCAAATTGGCCCCAGAAGAAGAGGCAGGAGGGGCTGGCACACCCGTG ATCACGGAGATTTTCAGCCTGGGTGGAACCCGCTTCCGAGATACAGCGGTCTGGTTGCCAAG GGCAGGCACTCGGGAAGGGAAGATGGATGTAAAGTGTGGGAGACCGAGGACACAGTGGAGCCCACGAGCACGAGCTGGAACCCACGAGGATGGCCTGGAACCCATGTCAGtctctcaccacctccagctTCGATGA